From the genome of Bacteroidales bacterium:
ACCTGCCTATAAGGATATACAAAAAATTATCGCTTCCATTGACACCAGTGATTTTGATTTTATTACCGATACTGTTGCGTCAATAATTCCTGATTCTGTCCAAATGCTTGCGGATACCCTACGGGGACCTATGCCGATTGATAGTGTATATACATATACTTATCCGTTTGAATATCCTGAAGGGCAGGATACTTTATTATACCCTTTCTTTCGTACAATCAACATCCTGAATAAAAAAGACAAGCCTGTCCGCATTTTACACTATGGAGATTCGCAGATAGAAGGCGACCGTATCACGTCTGCCATACGTAATTACATGCAAAAAAAATTCGGAGGCCGGGGATGTGGTCTTATTCCTGTAGTCCCGGTAACGGATGCCGCCCGTACTTTTCAACAGGACATTCCAGAAAAATGGGTCCGTCTTTCTTTATTAGATAGAAAAGGAGATTCATTAGTCCAACACCGCAAATTCGGAATTGCAGGGGCATTGTCCCGGTATATGCCGGCGGATTCGACAGATACCATTACACATATCGGCTTAAAACCTATTTACTTTGGTTATAAAAATGCCCGGTATTTTACCCATGTCAAGCTATTTTACGGGACATCCGCAAATATGTTATCCGTTATTGTCAATAAAACCGACACACAGCAATTAAATACACAACCCTTGATCTCCTCATTCGAATGGAAATCCGGGAAAAGACAAACCTCTTTTCACATATCCATGCATTCCCGTTCATTTCCAGATATATATGGAATAGCTCTTGACGGGGATAAAGGTATTGCTGTCGACAACATACCTCTAAGAGGAAGCACAGGATCGGATTTTACCCGGATGAATAAAGAACAATTCCATCAAATGTTCCAAATGATGGATGTGGAAATGGTCATCCTTCAATTTGGAGCCAATGCGGTAATGAACATCACGGATAATTATGATTATTACTATAAAAGTATGACCCGTCAATTGAAAATGATGAAATCCTTAAAACCAGAGCTGGCGATTGTCATCATAGGGGTGGGTGATATGTCGCAAAATACGGCGAAAGGATATAAATCATATCCTCACCTGAATAAGGTTCGTGATGCACAACGCAAAGCAGCATTAGATAACGGGTGTATATTTTGGGATTTATATGAAGCAATGGGTGGAGAAGATTCCATGCCGAGTTGGGTCCTGGCAGACCCTCCTTTAGCACAAAAAGATTTTGTCCACTTTACTTACACCGGAGCCAGAATTGTAGGAGAACTCTTTTGCCGCGCTTGGACGAAAGATTATCTGGCTTATATGAAAGATGTTCATCACTAAATGTGTCCAGGTATTTGAAATCAACGGTACAAAATAGTATTCCAAAACTTTGGTTGATACATCAACAATAACCTGTTTATTGTTGATTTTGAATAAAACCGGAATCGAAATTGTAAAGAATATGAAAAGACGGGATTTCCTGAATATGAGCTTTGCCACTGTAGGGGGCGTGTTGTTAGGGGGAGAAGATGTTTTGTCCGCACAGGTAATGAACGAAATATCTGCTCCATTCAACAGAAAAAACTTAACAGAGAATTATGATCTCATCATACATGGGGCAGGACTGGCTGGTTATTTTGCAGCAATGGCAGCCACCCGTAAAGGTTGGAAAGTGTTGGTTCTGGATAAACACCCTTTTCCGGGTTATGACATCACAGCCAAAAGAAACCTGAGGATTTCTGTTGACGGAATAAATGATTTTGACCCGTCTTTTCTTGACCTTTTCCTTCCGGAAGGGGAAAAGCAGGAAATACTTAATCCCGGTTATTTTCCACATGAATCGCGTTTTGGAGATGATCTTTTGTTATTCGCGGGAAGTATAAAAAAAGGGATTTTACGCAACATGCTGGTGAATAATATTCATGTGTTGCTGATGACAGATGTATGCGGGATGATTACCGAAAAAAAATCAGTCAGTGGCGTGCTTGTCTCGTGCAAACATGGTATGTATACCATCCGCTGCAAAAGTTTTTTAGATGCATCCGACAATAACTTCTTTACTCGCGACTTGTTCAATCAGCCATATAAAATTACTGAAGCTTCTTATATATTAGAGTTTGCAGGTGCAGGAAATATTCCTGAAGGAAAAACAATCAGCATCTCTCCGTCTTTTCAACTAACGAATAACCAATTAATGTTTTATCCAGGAAAACGGTTGAAGGATCAGGCATTCATGGAGTTTTCCTTTCCTGTGGAAAAGAATGACCTGAGTGGAATAGAACAAAAAGCAAGGAATATATCTGCCAGTTTATGTCAGAACTTATCTGATATTAGTCCTTTGCTGGCAAATGCACGGCTTCATTGTCAGGCCTACGAATGCAGATATGTGGTCGATCGCCCGGTTGAAACATTTTCTCTCAATGCTTATTATCATATTCCGAATCCTGCTTCTTTGGCTTATCAAAATATCAAACAATTACTTGCTGATGCGACATCTCTTGTTGAAGAAATCAAATTTTCGTCTCCGGGATATGAATCCGGAGTGATTGAATATATTGGCGGAACCATCCCATATCAATGGAAAGGTGAAGAAATTACAGAAGAAGGGTTGAAACTGCCTTTGACACCCTTTATCTTACCATCGGATATGCCGGTTGAAAAAGTCAAAACCTCTATTCTTGTTGCCGGAGGAGGCACTGCCGGAGCCATGACAGCAATGGCAGCTGCAGGGAAGAAAGTCAAAACACTTGTCGTGGAATTCTTTCATGATCTGGGAGGAACCAAAACTACCGGTGGAGTGTCCGGAGAATATTTCGGATATCAGGACAGCAGCCTTTACAAAAGACAGAAACAGGAGATAAAAGAATTCAACAACACTTATCATATGGCCGGATGGACTGGAAGAGCATTTTATCACCTGAAAAAAATCGGTCAGTCGGGCGGCCAGGTCATGACAGGCGCTATCATCTGTGGTGCCATCACTGAAAAAAATCACCTTAAAGGCATTGTTGTATGCGAAAACGGGAGGCTAAAGAAAGTCATGGCAGACATGACTGTTGATGGAACAGGAGACGCGGACATTGCTTACTTTGCGGGAGAAAAATGTGAACTAGGCAATTCCCGTACCGGTAAAACGCAGGATTACAGTCATTGGGATATCCCGGTGAAAAATATGCCCACCCATAATCACCGTGACTTTGATATGATCGATAACACCAAAATATCGGAATTTCAACGAGGCCTGTTTTTCACCCATTATGAGTCACATTTCTATGATTTTTACCCGCATATCGGAGTCAGGGAATCAAGGCGTCCGCTCGGGGTATATCAACTGAATGTAAATGATGTGTTGGAGAATAGGAATTTCAACGATTTACTTGCAAATGCCCGGAGTGATTTTGATCCCCATTATACAGGAAGTTCTGAATATTCCCGCTGCGGATTTCTGCTGCCCCACTCCAATACTACCATTACGGAAATTCCCTACAGGTCGATTGTGCCGTCCGGAATTGAAGGACTTCTTTTTTCCGCAAGGGGTATCAGCGTTACTCATAATGCCATGCAATATACGCGTATGTCTGCCGATGTATGGGTATTGGGATATCTCACCGGACAGATCGCTGCCGAATTAGTCAAACGGAAAAAACGGGCACGAACATTCGATATATCTTCATTACAAAAAGGATGGCTGAAGGAGGGTATTATCAAACATCTTCCTGAAAATAAGGAAACAACTGTAGATAGGGTGAAACGGCTAGCCGGAGGTGAACCCGGAAGCTTGTTCAGCTGTTGCCGTTCGCCAAAAGAAGAAATATTACCTGTATTACGTTCAACCTACCGGACAAATCCTTCTGCCCAGATTGCCCGTGCACTTGCCTGGTTTGGAGACGGAAGTGGTAACAGCCTGATTGAGAAAGAGCTGGAAACTGTATTTCTGGAAGAGTTGAAACAAGGTTATCCCAATGGCTATGTAGAGCATTACAAGGAAGACGGATTATATTGGCGTATCAACAGGGATATTGCATTGTTAGGGATGTCGGGCAATAAGACCGGCAGTACTGTGATCCACCATATATTAAGCCTGGTCTCTTCGGGTGGTGGCTTAATGTTACGCGAAAATGACTATGATAACAATCGTATCGATATGCGTCTGATACCATTCCACAACCGGATATTGAACCTGTGTTTCTATATCGAACGATTGCCTGATGCCCGATACATTCCAAATCTGGAAAGGTTACTTTCCGACAAGAATATCGGCGGGTATATAACGCGAAAATATGAAAATGTCAGGTGGCGTGTTTACCAGGCTGATATGGAGTTATTTATTGCAGCGGCGCTGGCTCGATGTGGTGGAAAAAAAGGATTAGAAGTGCTTACTGGCTACTTATCAGATGTACATTCTGATTTCAGGGGTTTTGCACATTCCGAACTTGTAGCTACACTTGGAAAAGACTTTAACTATAGTGCCGGGGAATGGATAAATTATATTGAAACACTTACTTTTCCGGGAATAGTTACTCCACTCATTAAAGAAATCGAGCTTTAGTCCGGAGTAAAATCGTATACTTGTTATGAGTGATTTTTAATTTGTCATCTCCCTGTATTGCAAATTGATTATTGTTCATTGAAAATTGGCCTGATCAACTAATAAATAAATGACATCTTTAAATTGCAACAATAATTCATTATGATTACTTATATATGATCAATTAAAATATTTTTTCAGTATTTCTTTCACATCTTCAATTTCAGGGGTAATATCAAAAACATGATGAGGTGTCAAATAAAAAGTTTCTTTGTCATGTTTGAAACGTTTCTCTCCTCCTCCTGTAATATTTAACATGATACAGGCATCTTTCGGAAGAGCATTTGCATGCACCTGATCGATCAGCGTAGCTGTCGCTATGGCAGCGGCAGGATGAATATCAATTCCCTCGGTTTTTTCAAACAGATCTGCAGCAGCTTCGGCTTTCTTGTTATCAGCTGTGAGAACATCTCCGCCGGTATCTTTAAGCGCATCATACAATCCGCCATAAATGGCATAAGGAGGTTTACGGTTCGACAATACCTTTGCAGTGATCTCTTCCACCTGCCGGCGGGCTTCGTTGTCATCTCCCGGAAGCATCTCCCTTGAGTCTTTACGCCATGCGTGATAAATAGGAAGGAAAGGTTCATTCTGTGAAACCATCAACTTCATTTTATGGGTCCCATAACGGCCGTCAACAATGAAACGCATATTGGCTTCCCAGGCAGCAATGGCTCCGGTACCGCTTCCTACTGCCTGAAAATAGTAATCAGGGATCCGTTTGATATGGTCGACAGCAGAAAGTACCGTTGTGCCCATTCCGTCCCTCCGGGCTACATTTTTAGCGCCACCTTCCGGAAAGAATCCGGGCAAACCGCAAATCATATTTGAAAGATGAATAGCATCGAAATAATCACTGCCGGAACGGGTGCAAAATAATTTAACATTATCTTTGATCGGCTGGTCGAACCACATCGCATTCAGGTTATCTTCCGGCACACAAAGCACCAGAGGAATATCATTATCTGAACATACCCGGGCAAATGCCCTGGCGGTATTTCCTGCTGAAGCGACCACCAACACATCTTTCACATCCGGACTCAACCGTCCGCAAACCGAATAAGCTTCCGTTTCCTTAAAAGAACATGTCCGCATATTGGCTCCTTTTTCGGGCCAAAAACCATTGAAAGTGATATACAGATTTTTCAGTCCCAGATGTTTGGCCAGCCCTTCACTCTTATAAGTAACGGGTGCGGAAGAACCGCTCAAATGGCGGTGTACCGGCAACCAATCTGCATAACGGAAAATACCCCATGAAGCGTCTTTAGCATATAATTGTACTTCTTCATATACCGTCCTGATCAGTGTAGGCTCTTTTTCACCCGGAGGATCAAGCGTCCACCCTTTATCAGAAAACTCTTTTCCCGAACGTACCGATTGTAAAAGATAATGTGTAGGGACAAAATCTGAATTCATTGAATTGAAATATATATTAAAAATAAGTGATGTATGTCCTGACTGTTTTAAGGCAGTTGGTTATACTTATAAAGAATGACAAAAGTAATGAAATTTCTGTTTGTTGGAAATTTCAAAATGTTATCCGTCCATATCATCTTCTTCTTTTTGCAGTATCATTTCATATATTTCTTCAGGTTTCATATAATACTCCAGTTTGTACCTTCGGTAACCTTCATCAATATCTGCCTGGTGAATAATGAAATATGCATAATTATATAATTGCCATCCGAATCCGCGTGCAATAGCGATTGAGTCTGTTTCCCGTTCCATTTTTCGCCGGTACTTTTTTCCAAGATAACGTATTCCGGTCCATATCATCTGCCATCCCGATTGAGTAGAATAATCCGTAATATGAGCCAATTCATGTCCCATTACCCCGATGCACGCATTAAACGGTGCGGCGTATAACAATTGCGCCTGCTCACTATGTGCTTTTTGATTAATGATTACCTTATACTTTCGTTTGGACCGCTTGCGAAAAAGTAATGACCAGAGACGTGGCTGGGCAGCCATGGATGTCCTGATAGATCCGTATTGTAATCTTATATTGGTTGGGCACAATTCGGGATAATGGCATAATGCCCCGAAAAAAGCAATGACCAGTGAATCATCCTGGACGGTACAAACATGAGCAGAACAGGGAGTTACTGTATCTAATGATGATTTAACCTTTTCATAAAAAAGTATTTTTTCCCGGGGAATATTTTGTCCGGTCACAGAAATAAAAAGAAACAAACAAACCGCCAAAGTGATATCGATCCTCTTCATTTTCCGGATATTGGACTACAGGTTATTCCATTGGATAATAGAAAGATATTATTTTAAAAATACCCGTCGAAGATCTTCTATCTGTTGAGAATTAATGGGGTGTAGGTTCCCAATGGAAGAAGCAAGCACGAGCGATTTGGCACTGAATTCCGCAACCTCAAGACGGTCGAATGTTTGCAAGAGTTTATCTCCCGTAACCAACACCGAATCATTCTCGATGATCAGAGCGGGCATTTTGCTTTCCAGTTTTTCCAGTATTTCTGTTTTTCCCCTGAACTGTGATCCAAAAGGCATCAATGACACATCCTGCAAGAAAATCCAGCTTTCCGGAATGGTCCTTACATCTAAGGCCTGGTGGCTTGTCCCGAAAGCCATTAGGTAGGGAGATTGTGTCAGGATAATAGAGTTGATATGTGGAAACCTGTTGTATATTTCCTGATGCAACCAGGTAACCCGGCTGGGCGTTTTTCCGGGTTCACGTTGTCCGTCCCTGATTTGTACGATGTCTTCTAAATCCATATTCCATCGTAAAACACCGGTAGGAGTGATTAAAAAATCGTTTCCACGCCAACGAACAGATACCGTACCATATGAGCTTACCATTAATCCTTGCCTGCAGGCCCGGTGAACAATATTACAGATTTCCGTACGGATCTGACGTTCATCCGAAGGATAAGCCACAGATGATTGTTCAGGCAGTTGTTCGGGCATTTGCATTTCATATTGTGCAATCTGCTGATCACTTAAATATTTGACTTCACCGATTTGCTGTCCGTAAATGATTGCCCTGGCACAGAATTCGAATGTTTCGAAGCGCTGAAAAGCATCATTAATATCCGAACCACCTACGACTGTTCCATGGTTTTCCATAATGATGGCATTGTACCCTTTCTTAAACTCGGCGCCAATTCGATCTCCTAATTCCTGGCTTCCGGGCACTTCATAAGTAGCATACCCTATTGGCCCGCAAATATGTTTTGCCTGGGAAATCACATTGGGATTGGGGATAACGCGGGCAATACTGAATGAAACCAATGCCGGGGGATGTGCATGGATAATGGCCTTAATATCCGGTCGAGATTCAAAAATAGCTTTATGGAAAGGATATTCGGAAGATGGTTTGTGTTTGCCCACTATAGTGCCGTCGCGTTTAACGAGCATAATGTCTGAAGGGCGTAGAGATCCTTTATCTATGGAGCCTGGCGTTACCCATATATCACCGTTATCATCGATGATAGAGATATTTCCTCCGGATGTGGTGGTCAAGCTACGTTCATAAATTCTACGGATAACAGCAGTAATCTGATCCCGTGGATGCATTAAACGGGTATTAATGATTGGCTCCATTTTGATGGTTTAACAAGTTTATGATTGAAGTAATAAAATTTCATATCCTATAAAGATCATCACAATTAATGTGATGCCTGTTCAATTGCCGGATTTTGCTCAGGCATTGGTTTTTTCTCCTTTTCGTCTGCGGAGGCAGTGATCTTTTCCAGTGTATATATTTGCTCCGTAATGTTCCCATAGGAATCGGATACTTTAATAGAAAAACTGGTCTTATTACTGATATCTACAATAGAAGAGAAATTCGGATTATTGGTATTATGATCGAAATCGACTGCTTTCCCGTCTACAAAAATAGATGTAATCGTGCTTTCATCATTTACTTTTCCTTCAATATACAATGAAGACGAATTTTCCGAAGTAATAATGATGGATCCCTTTTCATCCGGTTTAGGGGTAAATAATGCGATTTGTGGCTTTGCAGTTTCATTCCGGACCAATTGATAGGACAATTTATTTACATTATCATATACATCGGCAACTTCTATTTGCAGGTCTTCTAAATTCTCCAGGTTCACAACGGCAGAGAACTCGAATTCGTCCCCAACTTTGGTAATCGGTACTTCCTGTCCGTTAACAAGTAACTTACTAATCGGACTTTCATCGGTAATTTTTCCTTTAAGGGTAAGGCTCTGTTGATTATCCGGGACCTGTATTTCAAACTTATCGGTAGCTTCCTGATCCGTTAATGCCAACTGAGGTGCACGATTCTCACGGTTAAGTTCAAAAATCCGTTGATTCGCCAATTGAATAATGGTTTCTTTTTCAGGATATTTTGTTGCTACAGCCAATAATTTTTGGTAATCGGCTAAAGCAGATGTCTTATTGCCCAGCCCCAGATAACTGTCGGCCCTCCCTGAAAGGGCTTGCCAATTATCCGGTTCGATTTTTAGCACAAATTCAAAATCATTTAATGCTTCCTGATATTTATTGGTTTCTTTGTAATAGGTCCCTCTCCAGAAATGAGCCTGTACATTTTCCGGATTCATTTGAATAGCAAAAGATGCATCATCAATAGCATCCTTATATTGTTTTAAAAGGGCAAAACCTCGGCTACGGGCAACCAGGGCTTCCTGTGAATCCGGATTAATGCCCAGTGCAGCATCTGCATTCGTAAGCGTTTCTTCTGCTTTATTCATGCCGGCGTTTAAATCAGCCAGGGCAATGTATGCTTCGATCATACCTTTATCGATTCTTGTGGCCCTCTCATAAGCCCATCCTGCTTTTTGACGTGCATTTAAGCGTTTATTTACTTCTCCCTGTAAGAAATAATTCATGGCGGTTTCACCGATCATTAAGGTAGAATCACTTACCCTAAGTGCGGCTTCTGGTTGATTCATTTCCAGCAATGTTTCTATTCTGACATGATAAGCGGGAAGATATTGCGGGTTGAGTTTAATAGCATGATTCAGGCTTTGAAGCGCTGCCGGATATTGTTTATTCTTATAAAGGTTCCGTCCCAATAAATACCATAAATTTTCCTCATCGGGTGAAAGAACGGTTAATTTTTTGTAATCATCTACAGCCTTATCAAATTGTCTCAGGCTTTCATAAGCTTCAGCACGCACTTTCAATATTTCTTCCGAATCAGGATGTGCTGTGACTGCCTGATTTAATATTTCAAGTGCTTTTTCAGGTTGATTGGCAAGCGAGTCTGCCGTTTGCATAATTGCATCAACATCCTGTGCCTGTGCGAAAGCAACAGACAAATAAAACAGGAAAATAATGCATATACTTTTCATTATACTTATAAAAAATTTTTAACCCGCATTAACGTAAGCATTTATGACTTTAAATAGTAATCAAATATTATGCCGCAAGTTATTGAAAATACTTGTCTTTGCTTCATACAACGATATTTTTCTACTTTTGTTTTCATTTTTTGAGAAAATTGTGGCTCTATTTTGGAGAATATATGATATAAATATGGAACCATAAAATATTTATTTCGTATAATTGTGTAAAAATAGCTATACTCTGAATGGTATAATTTTTGGTTGTATAGTCAAAGAGAAATGAAGGAGATGAACGAGGATAAGTTTTGTGAAAGATTGAAAGGATGTCCGATATATGCAGGTTATTTGAAATCGAATGATGTCCTGTCGAGTGCATACAAACATAAATATTGTGAAACTGAAAACGGTAAAGAAATATGTAAACGTTATCAGGTAGCCAAAATAATGGGTTATTGTCCTGAGTATATCCTGCCAAACAGCCAACTACCTGTAGAAGAGATAATAAAAGATGAAGAGAAAAGAAAGCAATCTTCTTTTAATTAATATTTCCTAATTCCTTTTCTCAAAATTATATTCCCTGCCATTGCACAAGTCATTCCGGATATGACTGAATTTAGATACAACTTTCAAATTTTTAAAGTGTTGGGTATTATCTGATTTTTCAGATTTGAAATGAAAAACGATTTTTCTTTGGAAAAACCTTTTAACAATAAGGAATATCTAAATACTTATATCCTACTGGTCTAATTGTATTTTATACAACCGATTATATTACCCTAATTTTACAATTATCTGTAACAATGTGTATATTTGCATTTATGGATCATTCTGTTTTTTCCCAAACATACAAAACCCATGTCCAAAGCTTGTATAGCTATGGTATAGGATTAGGTTATCCTCATGAAATATGTTTGGATGCCATTCAGGATGTTTTTTGCAAACTATATACTCAAAATCTTTTAGCCGATATTAACAATATAAAATATTATCTTTTCCGTAGCCTTAAAAACAGATTGATCGATATTAGAAAATCTACCAAAAAAGAAATAAATCAATTGAATGAAAATGAGGAATTTTCTATTGAAGTATCTATTATGGATCATATTCTCATTTCGGAAGAAGAAATATTATTAAAAAATAAAGTGGAATCTCTATTAAAATTGTTGACTGACCGTCAGAGAGAGGCTATTTATTTACGATATATGCAGGAATTGGAATACGAAGAAATAGGCCGGCTGCTGGATATGAATGCCGAGTCTGTCAGGAAGTTAGTACACCGGGGAATTGATAAAATCAGGAAAAACACAGATCCGAATACATTCCTACTGGTATTGATCTTTTTGATGAAATATTTTTTAAAGTATTGATTTATACCAGCATTTATAAAAAATCATCATTTTTTTTCTCCAAAGTGTCCACGTTTTTTTTTTGAAGTCGTCTTTTATTATGATTATGTCATAGTAAGTTTATGAGACAAGAGAAAGAGTATAGGAATTATACAGATTTTTTAAAAGAAGATAAGTTTATCGAATGGAGATTATTACAAACTCCTGAATTGGATCTGTATTGGGAAGATTTTATTAAAAACCATCCGGAAAGAAAGAATGATATAGCTAAAGCTGTAGAGAAATTCAATGTGATCCGTTTAAATGACCATCAACTTCCACAGGAAATACAGGAACATCTTTACCGAGAGATCATTCGAAACACAAAGCAACGAACTATATTTTCGGGAAGGGTTATTTATTATCGGATCGCCGCTTGTGTTGCGTTACTTATTATGGTAACCGGGTCTTTCATATTTTTTCAACGAAATAAAGCCATAGAAGATATACCGAGTATTGCCAATGCCATTGTCGGTACACCGCTTCCTTCTTCCTCCATCCGGTTAGTTTCAGCAGATAAAGTCATAGAATTAGATGAAAATGCAGAAATATCCGTATCAACGGACGGAAATGCAGTTATTAACGGTGAGAAAATGGATATCACTGCTGTAAAACCATCCGGTGAAATAATGAACAATCAATTGATCGTTCCTCCTGGGAAACGTTCTACATTACAATTGGCAGATGGTACAAAAGTGTGGGTTAATTCAGGAACGACAGTGCGTTTTCCTACCTCATTTGATAAAACCACACGTAATATCCACGTTATAGGTGAGATATACATTGAAGTAGCGGAGACGGATCAACCGTTTTATGTCCATACGCCCCAATTTGATATCATGGTACACGGCACTAAATTCAATGTTTCGGCTTATTCCGATATGGTTGATCAAGCCGTTGTTTTGGTTGAAGGAAAAGTAGAAGTGAATACTTCCGCACAATCTAATATAATGGTTCCCGGAGAAATTCTTTGTATACACGAAAACAAAATAGATATCCGAACGGTAAATACCGATGAATACACTAGCTGGAAAGATGGTATTCTGATAATGAATGGAACCCCGATATCGGAAATCCTAAAGAAATTAGGACGTTATTATAATGTAGTGTTTGAAGATCAAAGCAAAGATCTGCTATCATCCAAAACATGTAGCGGGAAATTATTTTTGGCCGAAAATCTGGATGATGTGATGATTTCTTTGTCTGTACTGTCTTCAACCAGGTTTTCAAGAGAAAACGATATCATCTTTATCGATCAATAATACATTATTATAACATGTGTGATTGTGCCATTTTTAATATTCTATTAACCTAATCATAAAAATTACAAAATATTCATTTAATGATTGAATAGTTCCTTTGCTGTATAATTAATTAATAATAAGGGTTGCCTATGGAGATATAAAAACCGAGAAAAAACAAAGCCGGTTAATAGTGGAGTATTAACCGGCAGAATGTCCAATTTACAAATTCATTATTGTAAACTAAAAACTTTTTCAAATATATGAAACAATTAGAGATAATTACCCGGTTTATGCCGGGAAAAATTCGCACTTGGGTAAAAATTATGAAAATTACAGTATTTCTTTGCTTTGCCGGGATATTTTCAGTGATGGCGGAAGATATGCTTTCACAAGATGCAAAGTTGAGCATCAAAATGGAAAATGTAACCATTAACCGATTCTTTTCCGAGATAGAAAGAAATAGTGATTATGTTTTTCTTTTTTCGGATGATGTCGTGTCCGAGTTGAACAATACAATTAATACAAGTTTCAGAAATACGGAACTCTCAAAAATCCTGGATACGGTATTGGAAAATACAGATCTTTCTTACCTGGTCACAGGACGGCAAGTAATCGTATTTAAAGAAAAGACAAAAGACAGAGGTATAAAAGTTGAATTACAGGAAAAGTCAGTTACAGGAAAAGTATTTGATGAAAAGGGAGAACCTTTACCTGGTGCTTCTATCGTTGTTAAGGGAACAACCCGTGGTGTAATGACGGATATTGACGGATCCTTTTCCATTAATGTGCGGCCGGAAGACGAATTGGAGATTTCATTTGTCGGTTACCAGAATTACTCTGTCCTTGTAGGGAACCAGACGGAGATCAACGTGAAATTACTTCCGTTGGTCAATGAATTGGATGAAGTAACTGTTGTAGCCTTTGGGAGACAAAAGAAAGAAAGTGTAATTTCATCCATTACCACTGTTTCGACAAAGGACCTAAAAGTGCCCAGC
Proteins encoded in this window:
- a CDS encoding RNA polymerase sigma factor encodes the protein MCIFAFMDHSVFSQTYKTHVQSLYSYGIGLGYPHEICLDAIQDVFCKLYTQNLLADINNIKYYLFRSLKNRLIDIRKSTKKEINQLNENEEFSIEVSIMDHILISEEEILLKNKVESLLKLLTDRQREAIYLRYMQELEYEEIGRLLDMNAESVRKLVHRGIDKIRKNTDPNTFLLVLIFLMKYFLKY
- a CDS encoding tetratricopeptide repeat protein, giving the protein MKSICIIFLFYLSVAFAQAQDVDAIMQTADSLANQPEKALEILNQAVTAHPDSEEILKVRAEAYESLRQFDKAVDDYKKLTVLSPDEENLWYLLGRNLYKNKQYPAALQSLNHAIKLNPQYLPAYHVRIETLLEMNQPEAALRVSDSTLMIGETAMNYFLQGEVNKRLNARQKAGWAYERATRIDKGMIEAYIALADLNAGMNKAEETLTNADAALGINPDSQEALVARSRGFALLKQYKDAIDDASFAIQMNPENVQAHFWRGTYYKETNKYQEALNDFEFVLKIEPDNWQALSGRADSYLGLGNKTSALADYQKLLAVATKYPEKETIIQLANQRIFELNRENRAPQLALTDQEATDKFEIQVPDNQQSLTLKGKITDESPISKLLVNGQEVPITKVGDEFEFSAVVNLENLEDLQIEVADVYDNVNKLSYQLVRNETAKPQIALFTPKPDEKGSIIITSENSSSLYIEGKVNDESTITSIFVDGKAVDFDHNTNNPNFSSIVDISNKTSFSIKVSDSYGNITEQIYTLEKITASADEKEKKPMPEQNPAIEQASH
- a CDS encoding FecR domain-containing protein, with the protein product MRQEKEYRNYTDFLKEDKFIEWRLLQTPELDLYWEDFIKNHPERKNDIAKAVEKFNVIRLNDHQLPQEIQEHLYREIIRNTKQRTIFSGRVIYYRIAACVALLIMVTGSFIFFQRNKAIEDIPSIANAIVGTPLPSSSIRLVSADKVIELDENAEISVSTDGNAVINGEKMDITAVKPSGEIMNNQLIVPPGKRSTLQLADGTKVWVNSGTTVRFPTSFDKTTRNIHVIGEIYIEVAETDQPFYVHTPQFDIMVHGTKFNVSAYSDMVDQAVVLVEGKVEVNTSAQSNIMVPGEILCIHENKIDIRTVNTDEYTSWKDGILIMNGTPISEILKKLGRYYNVVFEDQSKDLLSSKTCSGKLFLAENLDDVMISLSVLSSTRFSRENDIIFIDQ